CCTGATTATATGGCCAGTCTCTTTAAAAGAGAAGTTCCTGAAGTTGATGATGGAACAGTCAAAATTATGGGTGTTTCCCGTGATCCGGGTCTGCGCGCCAAAGTTGCTGTCAACTCCATCGACCGTGATGTCGATCCGGTTGGAGCCTGTGTCGGAATCAGAGGCTCACGCATCCAGAACATTGTTCAGGAAATGCGCGGAGAAAGGATTGATATAGTTGTCTGGAGTCAGGATATAGCTGTTTATGCCCAGAACGCTCTCTCACCTGCTGTAATATCCCGTATTATGGTTGATGAAGAAGAAAAAATTCTGGAAGTAATTGTACCTGACGACCAGCTGACAGTGGCTATCGGACGTAAAGGACAGAACGTCAAACTGGCATCACGTCTGCTTGGCTGGAAAATAGATGTCTTTACCCAGAGCCGCTACGGAGAAATAAACTCCATCGGCAAAGGTATGGACCAGCTGGCAAGTGTTGCCGAAATTCCGCTTGAAAATTTCATATCCGCAGGATTTGAGTCCGCATCTCAACTTGCCGGAGCTAGCGAAGAAGAACTGCTGGCTGTTTCAGGAATGACTTCATCCAAAATCATGGATATCAAGGCCGCAGCCAATCTGCTCGGCGTAGAATCCTTTGAGGAAAAGACTGAAGAATCTGAAAGCGGACAGGGTGAAGTAGAAGAAGCCACAGTAGAGACTGAAGAGGAAACTCAGCTCGTA
Above is a window of Maridesulfovibrio bastinii DSM 16055 DNA encoding:
- the nusA gene encoding transcription termination factor NusA → MGSELKKAIDQISKDRGIDRGVLIDTLEEAVRSSVARKYSDAMDIEVTFNEDAGEIEVYQFKVVVDEVEDEISEITLEEAQAHDPNIRIDDEMGFKLKVEDLGRIAAQSAKQVIIQRMRDAEQQIIFNEYKDRKGEIVSGIIQRRDRSGWIINLGRTEAVLPKGEQIPRERYKRGDRVQALVIDVQKEARGPQITVSRSHPDYMASLFKREVPEVDDGTVKIMGVSRDPGLRAKVAVNSIDRDVDPVGACVGIRGSRIQNIVQEMRGERIDIVVWSQDIAVYAQNALSPAVISRIMVDEEEKILEVIVPDDQLTVAIGRKGQNVKLASRLLGWKIDVFTQSRYGEINSIGKGMDQLASVAEIPLENFISAGFESASQLAGASEEELLAVSGMTSSKIMDIKAAANLLGVESFEEKTEESESGQGEVEEATVETEEETQLVEESPEASETEEPETEDKE